The Caballeronia sp. TF1N1 DNA window TGGCGGAGCACGCCGACGGCAGCCACGAAACCAGCATGAGGGTGATCTGATAGGCATCGACCACGTTGCTGATGCCGTAGCGATATGCGATCACCATCTCCTTGAACGCGCCCGCGGAGCGCCCGATCAGCACGAACGCCGCCACTCTCGACATACCCCGCGCAGCGCGAAGATGGTCGGGATGAAGCTGCAGCAAGCGGTCTCTCAACGCGGCAAATTGTGATATCAACGTGGCGGCCTCACTTTCCGCTGGCCATGGCCGAGAGCGCGTCGACGCGGTTCGGCTCGTGGCCAGCACGTTCTGCCAGAAAGCGGATGTACCACGGCATCGCGCGCGCGAGTCCTTCCGCAAACGGCACCTTGCCGTCATATCCGAGCAGACGTTCGGCCTTGCCGACATCGGCTTGCGAATGACGGACATCGCCCGCTCGAAAAGGTCCAAACTGAGCATCGCGCGCATAAGCGATGCCGTGCGCGGCGAGCAGACGCTTGAGTTCCGCGAAGAGTTGTCCGAGCGTCGTGCGATCGCCCACGGCGACGTTGTAGACCTGACCGCGGGCCGCGGCATCCGCCTTGGCCGCGAGCAGGTTCATCTGCACGACGTTATCGACGAAACAGAAATCGCGGCTCGTTTCACCATCGCCGTTGATGGTCACGATCTCGTCGTTGATGAGCGCGGCCGTCCACTTCGGAATCACGGCGGCATAAGCGCCATCCGGGTCTTGACGCTTGCCGAAGACGTTGAAGTAGCGCAGGCCCGTCGCATTGAAGCCGTAAGCGCGCGCGAACACCGACGCATAGAGCTCGTTCGCATATTTCGTGACCGCGTAAGGCGAGAGCGGCTGGCCGATGCGATCTTCCACCTTCGGCAAGCCGGGATGATCGCCATATGTCGAACTCGATGCCGCATACGTGAAGCTCTGCACTTGCGCATCGCGCGCGGCGCATAGCACGTTCAGGAAGCCGCTCAAGTTCGTTTCGTGCGTGGCGATGGGGTCGGCCACCGAGCGCGGCACCGAACCGAGCGCCGCTTCGTGCAGCACGTGATCCACGCCTTGCATGGCCGCCTGACAATCGAGCAGATTGCGGATGTCGCCTTCGATGAAGCGAAAGCGCCGCCACTGCCTTTCATCGACGCTCTCGCGCACTTCTTCGAGATTGCGTTCGTGCCCGGTCGCGAAGTTATCGAGTCCGACCACGCGCTGATCGAGCGCGAGCAACGCTTCGAGCAAGTTGGAGCCGATGAAGCCGGCCACGCCCGTGATGAGCCATGTCTCCGGACGTGCGCGCAATTGTTCGCGCACGCTTTCGTATCGATCGTTCATTGTCATTTTCATGCCTGCACTACAGGCGCAAGTCGCTTGCGTCGGCGGGAAGAACGTATTTCAGATCGTAGACGACGTGTTGCTCCTTGCCGTAGGCATGCAGCGCGGCCGCGCCCATTTCCGTGAATTGCCGGTGCGATACCGCCACGACGATCGCGTCGTACACGCCCTTGGCAGGCTCTTCCACGGGCTGGATGCCGTATTCGTGGAACGCGTCTTCGCGTGAGATCCACGGGTCGTAGACATCGACATTCGTGCCGTATTGCGTGAGTTCAGTGACGATGTCCACCACACGCGAGTTGCGCATGTCCGGACAGTTCTCCTTGAACGCGAGTCCCATGACGAGCACGCGCGCGCCGGGAATATAGATGCGCGCACGCGTCATCGCCTTGACGAGTTGCGAGACCGCATACGTGCCCATGCTGTCGTTCAGGCGCCGTCCGGCGAGAATGATTTCCGGGTTGTAGCCGATCGACTGC harbors:
- a CDS encoding SDR family oxidoreductase, which translates into the protein MNDRYESVREQLRARPETWLITGVAGFIGSNLLEALLALDQRVVGLDNFATGHERNLEEVRESVDERQWRRFRFIEGDIRNLLDCQAAMQGVDHVLHEAALGSVPRSVADPIATHETNLSGFLNVLCAARDAQVQSFTYAASSSTYGDHPGLPKVEDRIGQPLSPYAVTKYANELYASVFARAYGFNATGLRYFNVFGKRQDPDGAYAAVIPKWTAALINDEIVTINGDGETSRDFCFVDNVVQMNLLAAKADAAARGQVYNVAVGDRTTLGQLFAELKRLLAAHGIAYARDAQFGPFRAGDVRHSQADVGKAERLLGYDGKVPFAEGLARAMPWYIRFLAERAGHEPNRVDALSAMASGK